Proteins encoded within one genomic window of uncultured Sphingopyxis sp.:
- a CDS encoding cyclopropane-fatty-acyl-phospholipid synthase family protein, translated as MNTHVSPRRGKELLRADRAYRAGGGMARLIALAPARLFHRLLDRIDAGLMLGTIEGHLPDGSVRLLGGRGKGPTAIVHLHDWTALARLALSGSVGWYRAWEAQEWSSPDPVPLFDLFMRNGEALGNAGRARGPWRWLNRAIHALNRNDRRGARRNIHAHYDLGNDFYRLWLDDAMNYSSALFADPGQSLEAAQAAKIDAILDRLDLRSGSRLLEIGCGWGALAERAVERHDVLYTGVTLSPAQAEIADARLHAVDLSGRSRIELCDYRDAQGPYDAIASVEMVEAVGEAYWPAYLDAIARLLRPGGKAAIQYISIDDALFERYAASSDFIQAYIFPGGCLISESRFRALAEARGLAWRDVRRFGGDYAETLRQWRERFDAAVAAERLPPGFDERFVRLWRYYLQYCEGGFRGGGIDVAQVTLEKTA; from the coding sequence ATGAACACGCATGTCAGCCCACGCCGCGGCAAGGAACTGCTCCGCGCCGATCGCGCCTATCGCGCGGGAGGCGGCATGGCGCGGCTCATCGCGCTGGCGCCCGCGCGTCTTTTCCACCGCCTGCTCGACCGCATCGATGCGGGGCTGATGCTCGGCACGATCGAGGGTCATTTGCCTGATGGCAGCGTGCGGCTGCTCGGCGGGCGCGGCAAGGGCCCCACCGCGATTGTCCACCTTCACGACTGGACGGCGCTCGCGCGTCTCGCGCTGTCGGGCTCGGTCGGCTGGTATCGGGCGTGGGAAGCGCAGGAGTGGTCGTCGCCCGATCCGGTGCCGCTGTTCGACTTGTTCATGCGCAATGGCGAGGCGCTGGGCAACGCCGGGCGGGCACGCGGGCCGTGGCGCTGGCTCAACCGCGCGATTCATGCGCTGAACCGCAACGACCGTCGCGGGGCCCGGCGAAACATCCACGCCCATTATGATTTGGGCAATGATTTCTATCGCTTGTGGCTCGACGATGCGATGAATTATTCGAGCGCACTGTTCGCCGATCCGGGCCAGTCGCTCGAGGCGGCGCAGGCGGCGAAGATCGATGCGATCCTCGACCGGCTCGACCTGCGTTCGGGGAGCCGGCTGCTTGAAATCGGTTGCGGCTGGGGCGCGCTCGCCGAACGGGCGGTCGAACGCCACGACGTGCTCTACACCGGCGTCACCCTGTCGCCCGCACAAGCCGAAATCGCCGATGCGCGGCTCCATGCGGTCGATCTGTCGGGGCGTTCGCGGATCGAACTGTGCGACTATCGCGATGCGCAGGGCCCCTATGACGCGATCGCCAGCGTCGAGATGGTCGAGGCGGTGGGCGAGGCCTATTGGCCCGCCTATCTCGACGCGATCGCGCGGCTGCTGCGTCCGGGCGGCAAGGCGGCGATCCAGTATATCTCGATCGACGATGCGCTGTTCGAGCGTTACGCGGCGAGCAGCGACTTCATTCAGGCCTATATCTTTCCGGGCGGCTGCCTGATCTCGGAAAGTCGCTTTCGCGCGCTGGCCGAGGCGAGAGGGCTCGCATGGCGCGACGTGCGCCGCTTCGGCGGGGACTATGCCGAGACGCTGCGCCAGTGGCGCGAACGCTTCGACGCGGCGGTCGCCGCCGAACGGCTCCCGCCGGGGTTCGACGAACGCTTCGTCCGGCTCTGGCGCTATTATCTGCAATATTGCGAGGGTGGCTTTCGCGGCGGCGGGATCGACGTCGCGCAGGTCACGCTCGAAAAGACGGCCTGA